Proteins encoded by one window of Pelecanus crispus isolate bPelCri1 chromosome 8, bPelCri1.pri, whole genome shotgun sequence:
- the SPIRE2 gene encoding protein spire homolog 2 encodes MARAGGGAPRELSLEEVLKCYEQPLNEEQAWALCFQGCRAAAAAPAAPAAPLRTADIRLRGDGTVVLPAPPPELPPLLTPSAEAQMVQSLGFAIYRALDWGLDENEERELSPQLEQLIDLMTNSDSEDSGCGTADEGYEGQEEEEEGGEGPPRAVRTFGQAMRCCAARLADPTEAQTHYQAVCRALFAETVELKAFLAKIRDAKEMLQKLKEDEEAEERPAAELGSLRNTDWARLWVQLMRELRHGVKLKKVQEKQFNPLPTEYQLTPFEMLMQDIRARNYKLRKVMVDGDIPPRVKKDAHELILDFIRSRPPLKQASERRLRPLPQKQRTLHEKILEEIRQERKLRPVEMPYRGQKGYSSLPCIPHACAGRLASSSCLELSQSPASAAPARLRPRVLLKAPTLAEMEEMNISEEEDSPGAEVPLKRDRSFSEQDLAQLQSQLGSGQAAPQEPEPLQPEPRPRSGSVPASCHPLPDSSAPPRAALGAVEERPEDGSGAAPSTSSKHLWLEFSHPVESLALTVEEMMNVRRVLVKAEMEKFLQSKELYSSLRKGKVCCCCRAKFPLFSWPAACLFCKRSVCSSCSLKMKMPSKKLAHIPVYALGFESLPGSLLAKALPLRRRETFHSLPGTCWRRVEEEFPHIYAQGSVLRDVCSDCARFVTDVICSSRRSVAVLNAAPCRAAKARSLYGDSWHK; translated from the exons AtggcgcgggcgggcggcggggccccgcgggAGCTGTCCCTGGAGGAGGTGCTGAAGTGCTACGAGCAGCCGCTGAACGAGGAGCAGGCCTGGGCCCTCTGCTTCCAGGGctgccgcgccgccgccgccgcccccgccgcccccgccgcgccgctccgcacCGCCGACATCCGCCTGCGCGGCGACGGCACCGTCGTGctgcccgctccgccgcccg aGCTGCCCCCGCTGCTGACGCCCTCCGCCGAAGCCCAG ATGGTGCAGTCGTTGGGCTTCGCCATCTACCGGGCGCTGGACTGGGGGCTGGATGAGAACGAGGAGCGGGAGCTGAGCCcgcagctggagcagctcatCGACCTGATGACCAACAGCGACTCGGAGGACAGCGGCTGCGGCACGGCCGACGAGGGCTacgaggggcaggaggaggaggaggaggggggcgaggGGCCGCCGCGCGCCGTGCGCACCTTCGGGCAGGCCATGCGGTGCTGCGCCGCTCGCCTGGCCGACCCCACCGAGGCCCAGACGCACTACCAGGCCGTCTGCCGGGCGCTCTTCGCCGAGACCGTGGAGCTGAAAGCCTTCCTCGCCAAAATCCGGGATGCCAAGGAG ATGCTGCAGAAGCtgaaggaggatgaggaggcagaggagcgGCCGGCGGCGGAGCTGGGCAGCCTGCGCAACACCGACTGG GCCCGGCTGTGGGTGCAGCTGATGCGGGAGCTGCGGCACGGCGTGAAGCTGAAGAAGGTGCAGGAGAAGCAGTTCAACCCCCTGCCCACCGAGTACCAGCTCACCCCCTTCGAGATGCTCATGCAGGACATCCGCGCCCGCAACTACAAACTCCGCAAGGTCATG GTGGACGGAGACATCCCGCCCCGGGTGAAGAAGGACGCCCACGAGCTCATCCTCGACTTCATCCGCTCCCGGCCTCCACTGAAGCAG GCGTCGGAGCGGCGGCTGCGGCCCCTGCCCCAGAAGCAGAGGACGCTCCATGAGAAGATCCTGGAGGAGATCAGGCAGGAGAGGAAGCTTCGGCCTGTGGAGATGCCGTACCGCGGCCAGAAAG GCTacagctccctgccctgcatcccccaCGCCTGCGCCGGCCGCctggcctccagctcctgcctcgAGCTCTCCCAGTCGCCGGCGAGCGCCGCGCCGGCACGCCTGCGGCCCCGCGTCCTACTCAAGGCGCCCACGCTAGCCGAGATGGAGGAGATGAACATCTCCGAG GAGGAGGACTCGCCGGGCGCGGAGGTGCCGCTGAAGCGGGACCGCTCCTTCTCGGAGCAGGACCTGGcgcagctgcagagccagctgggGAGCGGCCAGGCTGCGCCCCAGGAGCCGGAACCGCTGCAGcccgagccccggccccgctcag GCTCCGTCCCCGCCAGCTGCCACCCGCTGCCGGACAGCTCAGCGCCGCCCCGCGCTGCCCTCGGCGCCGTGGAGGAGAGGCCGGAGGATGGATCCggtgcagcccccagcaccagctccaAGCACCTCTGGCTG GAGTTCAGCCACCCCGTGGAGAGCCTGGCCCTCACGGTGGAGGAGATGATGAATGTGCGCAGGGTGCTGGTCAAGGCCGAGATGGAGAAGTTCCTGCAGAGCAAGGAGCTGTACAGCAGCCTGCGGAAGGGCAAG gtctgctgctgctgcagggccaaGTTCCCCCTCTTCTCCTGGCCCGCGGCGTGCCTCTTCTGCAAGCG GTCtgtctgcagctcctgcagcctgaAG ATGAAGATGCCTTCCAAGAAGCTGGCTCACATCCCCGTCTACGCGCTGGGCTTCGAGAGCCTCCCGGGCTCGCTGCTGGCCAAAGCCCTGCCGCTGCGGAGGCGGGAGACCTTCCA CTCGCTGCCGGGCACGTGCTGGCGCCGGGTGGAAGAGGAGTTCCCCCACATCTACGCCCAGGGCTCCGTCCTGCGCGACGTCTGCAGCGACTGCGCCCGCTTCGTCACCGACGTCATCTGCTCCAGCCGCCGCAGCGTGGCCGTCCTCAACGCCGCCCCGTGCCGCGCCGCCAAGGCCCGCTCCCTCTACGGCGATTCCTGGCACAAGTGA